One Actinospica robiniae DSM 44927 genomic region harbors:
- a CDS encoding NUDIX domain-containing protein, with protein sequence MQVREDAIERTDGSSGIYSVVDKGNYAVVVPYENDGFWLVEQYRYPVRKRSWEFPMGTYPDRRMGDPLELARRELLEEAGLRAERWELLGEMYCVPGFSSQSGHVYLATGLTRGEVEREPEEQDMRLGFFPRAEVEKMMRDGTIQDAQTLACYGYLLLHGK encoded by the coding sequence ATGCAGGTGCGCGAGGACGCGATCGAGCGCACGGACGGCTCGAGCGGGATCTACAGCGTGGTGGACAAGGGCAACTACGCGGTCGTGGTCCCGTACGAGAACGACGGGTTCTGGCTGGTCGAGCAGTACCGCTACCCGGTGCGCAAGCGCTCCTGGGAGTTCCCCATGGGCACGTATCCGGACCGGCGCATGGGCGACCCGCTCGAGCTCGCCCGGCGGGAACTGCTGGAGGAGGCCGGGTTGCGGGCCGAGCGCTGGGAGCTGCTCGGCGAGATGTACTGCGTGCCCGGATTCTCCTCGCAGAGCGGACACGTCTACCTGGCCACCGGGCTGACCCGGGGCGAGGTCGAGCGCGAGCCCGAGGAGCAGGACATGCGCCTCGGCTTCTTCCCCCGGGCCGAGGTGGAGAAGATGATGCGCGACGGCACGATCCAGGACGCGCAGACGCTCGCGTGCTACGGCTATCTCCTGTTGCACGGCAAGTGA
- a CDS encoding VOC family protein, giving the protein MKVTEISPGSPCWTQLSTSDVEAAKKFYGQLFGWTAETDPRPEVGGYTTFQLDGAPVAAVAPLMDPRQPIRWMLSFESKDIDATTAAAKKAGAQVWMEPMDVLDIGRWSLLSDPTGAAFSLWQAGKFAGFGVVEEPNTFAWIDLATRDRAGALKFYRDVFGWEVTDDPTYPQVGLNGKQFGGVMDMGADFPDEMPAHWNPFFLVTDVDAVAEKAKQLGGGILHGPEDTPMEHGPRIAVLHDGQSAPFGIFSTQRKS; this is encoded by the coding sequence ATGAAGGTCACCGAGATCTCCCCCGGCTCCCCCTGCTGGACCCAGCTGAGCACGTCCGACGTGGAGGCCGCGAAGAAGTTCTACGGCCAGCTGTTCGGCTGGACCGCCGAGACCGACCCGCGGCCCGAGGTCGGCGGCTACACCACCTTCCAGCTCGACGGCGCCCCGGTCGCGGCGGTCGCCCCGCTGATGGATCCGCGCCAGCCGATCCGCTGGATGCTCTCCTTCGAGAGCAAGGACATCGACGCCACCACCGCCGCGGCCAAGAAGGCCGGCGCGCAGGTGTGGATGGAGCCGATGGACGTGCTCGACATCGGCCGCTGGTCGCTGCTGAGCGACCCGACCGGCGCCGCGTTCAGCCTGTGGCAGGCCGGCAAGTTCGCCGGCTTCGGCGTGGTCGAGGAGCCGAACACCTTCGCCTGGATCGACCTGGCCACCCGGGACCGGGCCGGCGCGCTGAAGTTCTACCGGGACGTGTTCGGCTGGGAGGTCACCGACGACCCGACCTACCCGCAGGTCGGGCTGAACGGCAAGCAGTTCGGCGGGGTGATGGACATGGGTGCCGACTTCCCGGACGAGATGCCCGCGCACTGGAACCCGTTCTTCCTCGTCACCGATGTGGACGCGGTCGCGGAAAAGGCCAAGCAGCTCGGCGGTGGGATCCTGCACGGCCCCGAGGACACCCCGATGGAGCACGGCCCGCGCATCGCCGTCCTGCACGACGGCCAGAGCGCGCCCTTCGGCATCTTCTCCACCCAGCGAAAGTCCTGA
- a CDS encoding ABC transporter ATP-binding protein — protein MSVLTIRGLARCSRDAGGRLLAGLGFLLLLQNLAPAGIAVATALLIGRIQHAVPSTLLAAATVPLAVFALVLGIGHAADAAAEPLLFLAVARIDGAHRARITELAANSPTVDRLEDPETQRLLRAARADPKNWTERTPGTGFAGLAQITAMLLGVLGACAVLARFAWWLVPLVLIPALIQGLTLARRNRAFMLNWRASYPHMRRGSMWESTANDPGTSKDIRVYGLGDWIADAIREHAVRAFTPIWAKLTAKDEWWALVIVGIPFSIALAVVGHDAATGRTTVAVESAVLAAGWSIFQAMGWNDSVISVVSAGECLTAYGALREALAEPEATAAATEAAPVDGLPDRVPLIRFEGLGFRYPGTERTVLDEIDLEIKPGELLALVGLNGAGKSTLIKLLSMLYTPTSGRITADGVDIADYGHAAWRARISVVFQDFVKYQLSAAENVLLGRGGLAPDREELELAAQEAGFGEVLARLPDGWDTPLARARTGGVDLSGGQWQQLVLTRALYALHKGAKLLVLDEPTAHLDVRTEFDVFQRLAERRGGASIVLISHRLSTVRYADRIVLLDGGRITESGSHDELIARGGEYARMFAIQAERFRAGFEDHIEEGELL, from the coding sequence TTGTCGGTCCTAACGATCCGAGGACTCGCGCGCTGTTCGCGCGACGCCGGGGGTCGGCTGCTCGCCGGTCTCGGCTTCCTCCTGCTGCTGCAGAACCTAGCTCCGGCGGGTATCGCCGTGGCCACCGCGCTGCTGATCGGCCGGATCCAGCACGCCGTGCCCTCGACGCTGTTGGCCGCCGCCACCGTGCCGCTGGCGGTCTTCGCGCTGGTCCTCGGGATCGGGCACGCCGCCGACGCGGCGGCGGAGCCGCTGCTGTTCCTGGCCGTCGCCCGGATCGACGGCGCGCACCGGGCCCGGATCACCGAGCTGGCGGCCAACAGCCCGACCGTGGACCGGCTCGAGGACCCGGAGACGCAGCGCCTGCTGCGCGCGGCCCGGGCGGACCCGAAGAACTGGACCGAGCGCACCCCCGGCACCGGCTTCGCCGGCCTGGCCCAGATCACCGCGATGCTCCTCGGCGTGCTCGGCGCCTGTGCGGTGCTGGCCCGCTTCGCCTGGTGGCTGGTGCCGCTGGTGCTGATACCGGCCCTGATCCAGGGTCTGACGCTGGCCCGGCGCAACCGCGCCTTCATGCTCAACTGGCGGGCCTCCTACCCGCACATGCGGCGCGGCAGCATGTGGGAGAGCACCGCGAACGATCCGGGCACCAGCAAGGACATCCGGGTCTACGGACTCGGCGACTGGATCGCCGACGCCATCCGCGAGCACGCGGTCCGCGCCTTCACCCCGATCTGGGCCAAGCTCACCGCCAAGGACGAGTGGTGGGCGCTGGTGATCGTCGGCATTCCCTTTTCCATCGCCTTGGCCGTGGTCGGCCACGACGCCGCCACCGGCCGCACCACGGTGGCGGTCGAGTCCGCGGTGTTGGCCGCGGGATGGTCCATCTTCCAGGCCATGGGTTGGAACGACAGCGTCATCTCGGTGGTCTCCGCGGGCGAATGCCTGACCGCGTACGGCGCGCTGCGTGAGGCGCTCGCAGAGCCCGAAGCCACCGCCGCCGCCACGGAGGCCGCGCCCGTCGACGGACTGCCCGACCGGGTGCCGCTGATCCGCTTCGAGGGCCTGGGTTTCCGCTACCCGGGCACCGAGCGCACCGTGCTGGACGAGATCGATCTGGAGATCAAGCCCGGCGAGCTGCTCGCCCTCGTGGGCCTGAACGGCGCGGGCAAGTCCACCCTCATCAAACTCCTGTCGATGCTCTACACCCCGACCTCCGGCCGGATCACCGCCGACGGCGTCGACATCGCCGACTACGGCCACGCGGCTTGGCGCGCCCGGATCTCGGTGGTGTTCCAGGACTTCGTGAAGTACCAGCTGAGCGCGGCCGAGAACGTGCTGCTGGGCCGGGGCGGTCTGGCCCCGGACCGGGAGGAGCTGGAGCTCGCGGCGCAAGAGGCCGGCTTCGGCGAGGTGCTGGCCCGGCTGCCAGACGGCTGGGACACGCCGTTGGCCCGCGCCCGCACCGGCGGCGTCGACCTGTCCGGTGGCCAATGGCAGCAGCTGGTGCTGACCCGGGCCCTCTACGCGCTGCACAAGGGCGCGAAGCTGCTCGTGCTGGACGAGCCGACCGCGCATCTCGACGTGCGCACCGAGTTCGACGTCTTCCAACGCCTGGCCGAGCGCCGCGGCGGCGCGAGCATCGTGCTGATCTCGCACCGCCTCTCCACGGTCCGCTACGCCGACCGGATCGTGCTGCTCGACGGGGGCCGGATCACCGAGAGCGGCTCGCACGACGAGCTGATCGCCCGCGGCGGCGAGTACGCCCGGATGTTCGCCATCCAGGCCGAGCGGTTCCGGGCCGGGTTCGAGGACCACATCGAGGAAGGGGAGCTGCTGTGA
- a CDS encoding DUF5925 domain-containing protein, translated as MTGGESATARELLRDLVDAPWLDWGVLDHSVDFHEITRFLYLSAYAEGREPHAYRLGLGRVRKGEWRLPDGARVLREGRTRNQRALFAVGDGWSLFVYRYNPGHGGVSVSAVSMELAREIAEQAAKLVRKKATQRDDRVKLGFWHATGGGAVNQERSIEAPEWAEVRSNYSGAVADQLDRLMKTGPDDINGKLVLLHGPPGTGKTNALRALGRAWGKWCRTDCVLDPERMFADPGYLLEVVMGEDDDDRRWRLLILEDCDELIRGEAKSTAGQALSRLLNLTDGLLGQGQNILIAITTNEPLDRLHPAVVRPGRCLAQIEVGPLTAAEAESWLGDGRRVAGPMTLASLYARKAGREETEPVGPEPSTGLYI; from the coding sequence ATGACGGGCGGTGAATCCGCGACTGCGCGCGAGCTGCTGCGCGACCTCGTCGACGCGCCCTGGCTGGATTGGGGCGTGCTCGACCACAGCGTCGACTTCCACGAGATCACCCGGTTCCTCTACCTGTCCGCGTACGCGGAGGGCCGGGAGCCGCACGCCTACCGCCTCGGACTCGGGCGGGTGCGCAAGGGCGAGTGGCGCCTGCCGGACGGCGCCCGCGTGCTGCGCGAGGGCCGGACCCGCAACCAGCGCGCCCTGTTCGCGGTCGGCGACGGCTGGAGCCTGTTCGTGTACCGCTACAACCCCGGCCACGGCGGGGTCTCGGTCTCCGCGGTCAGCATGGAGCTGGCCCGGGAGATCGCCGAGCAGGCCGCGAAGCTGGTGCGCAAGAAGGCCACGCAGCGCGACGACCGGGTCAAGCTCGGGTTCTGGCACGCGACCGGGGGCGGCGCGGTCAACCAGGAGCGCAGCATCGAGGCGCCGGAGTGGGCCGAGGTGCGGTCCAACTACTCGGGCGCGGTGGCCGACCAGCTGGACCGGCTGATGAAGACCGGCCCGGACGACATCAACGGCAAGCTGGTGCTGCTGCACGGCCCGCCCGGCACCGGGAAGACGAACGCGCTGCGGGCGCTCGGCCGGGCCTGGGGCAAGTGGTGCCGCACCGACTGCGTGCTCGATCCCGAGCGCATGTTCGCGGATCCGGGCTACCTGCTCGAAGTGGTGATGGGCGAGGACGACGACGACCGGCGGTGGCGGCTGCTGATCCTCGAGGACTGCGACGAGCTGATCCGCGGCGAGGCGAAGAGCACCGCGGGCCAGGCGCTCTCGCGCCTGCTGAACCTCACCGACGGGCTGCTCGGCCAGGGCCAGAACATCCTGATCGCCATCACCACCAACGAACCGCTGGACCGGCTGCATCCGGCCGTGGTGCGCCCCGGCCGCTGCCTCGCGCAGATCGAGGTCGGTCCGCTCACCGCGGCCGAGGCGGAGTCCTGGCTCGGCGACGGGCGCCGCGTGGCCGGCCCGATGACGCTCGCCTCGCTCTACGCGCGCAAGGCCGGGCGCGAGGAGACGGAGCCGGTCGGGCCGGAGCCGTCCACCGGCCTGTACATATGA
- a CDS encoding ABC transporter ATP-binding protein — protein sequence MTSEEYSPRVSRRAYFGLAAEMLHLAWKRMPARFALIVGLQAAQVGLTAAIALGMRAAVNDAIAGQARAAAVAGLVVALACASSMFCGAVVGGSTIYVVERVALLDLMPQVHRNVATLEGIEHLERTDFLDRLTIASYGSWNLMYGFLAAVRVCFTVLQLGVTLLLLGTLDPWLMSLLVFAGVPLWFERIGKRGVIKAETDTAEQFRLQRHLFEVATDPGSGKEIRVAGSGTEIARLQRAAWDKAAEGRFQAQVRAAIWKLAGWILFALGFVAALWLVVYRAAHGHGSIGDIVLSITVATTLRGALQGTVAESVGAAAAGRVVAPYLWLRSYVAEERARAQGTDSPPDVLSEGIVFDDVTYTYPGTDRTALDGVSLSIPPGSVVAIVGEYGSGKTTLVKLLNKFYCPDSGRILIDGVDLADLDTDAWRERSAAAFQDFGRFKTLFSRNVGFGDLPRLDDRTAVAAAVAEANAQELVERLPQGMDTELGVETGGVDLSEGQWQKAALARASMRTQPLLFVLDEPTASLDAPSEQEIFERYMRRARGLSRRTGAVTVIVSHRFSTVAGADLILVLADGKVVEAGRHEELVDRPGGRYADLYGLQAAAYSAS from the coding sequence GTGACGTCCGAGGAGTACTCGCCGCGGGTCTCCCGCCGCGCCTATTTCGGCCTCGCCGCCGAAATGCTGCACCTGGCCTGGAAGCGGATGCCCGCCCGGTTCGCGCTCATCGTCGGCCTGCAGGCGGCCCAGGTGGGGTTGACCGCCGCCATCGCGTTGGGCATGCGCGCGGCCGTGAACGACGCCATCGCGGGCCAGGCGCGGGCCGCGGCCGTGGCCGGCCTCGTGGTCGCACTCGCCTGTGCCAGCAGCATGTTCTGCGGTGCGGTGGTCGGCGGTTCCACGATCTACGTGGTGGAGCGGGTGGCGCTGCTCGATCTGATGCCGCAGGTGCACCGGAACGTCGCCACGCTCGAGGGCATCGAGCATCTGGAGCGCACCGACTTCCTGGACCGGCTCACCATCGCCTCCTACGGCAGCTGGAACCTGATGTACGGGTTCCTCGCCGCCGTCCGGGTGTGCTTCACCGTCTTGCAGCTCGGTGTCACCCTGCTGCTGCTCGGCACCCTCGACCCGTGGCTGATGAGCCTGCTGGTGTTCGCGGGCGTGCCGCTGTGGTTTGAGCGGATCGGCAAACGCGGCGTGATCAAGGCCGAGACCGACACGGCCGAGCAGTTCCGGCTGCAGCGCCACCTGTTCGAGGTGGCCACGGACCCGGGCTCGGGCAAGGAGATCCGGGTGGCCGGCTCCGGCACCGAGATCGCCCGGCTGCAGCGGGCCGCCTGGGACAAGGCCGCCGAAGGCCGGTTCCAGGCCCAGGTGCGCGCGGCGATCTGGAAGCTGGCCGGATGGATCCTGTTCGCCCTCGGCTTCGTCGCCGCGCTCTGGCTGGTGGTCTACCGGGCCGCGCACGGGCACGGCAGCATCGGCGACATCGTGCTCTCCATCACCGTCGCGACCACGCTGCGCGGGGCGTTGCAGGGCACTGTCGCCGAGTCCGTCGGAGCGGCCGCGGCCGGCCGCGTGGTCGCTCCGTACCTCTGGCTGCGCTCCTACGTGGCCGAGGAGCGCGCGCGGGCGCAGGGCACGGACTCGCCGCCGGACGTGCTGTCCGAGGGCATCGTGTTCGACGACGTGACCTACACGTATCCCGGCACCGACCGCACGGCGCTGGACGGGGTGAGCCTGTCCATCCCGCCGGGCTCGGTGGTCGCCATCGTCGGCGAGTACGGCTCCGGCAAGACCACCTTGGTCAAGCTGCTGAACAAGTTCTACTGCCCGGACTCGGGCCGGATCCTGATCGACGGGGTCGACCTGGCCGATCTGGACACCGACGCCTGGCGGGAGCGCTCGGCCGCCGCGTTCCAGGACTTCGGCCGGTTCAAGACGCTCTTCTCGCGCAACGTGGGCTTCGGCGACCTGCCGCGGCTCGACGACCGCACGGCCGTCGCCGCCGCGGTCGCCGAGGCCAACGCGCAGGAACTGGTCGAGCGGCTTCCGCAGGGTATGGACACCGAACTCGGCGTCGAGACCGGGGGAGTGGACCTGAGCGAAGGCCAGTGGCAGAAGGCGGCGCTGGCCCGCGCCTCCATGCGCACCCAGCCGCTGCTGTTCGTGCTGGACGAGCCCACCGCCTCCCTGGACGCGCCGAGCGAGCAGGAGATCTTCGAGCGCTACATGCGCCGGGCGCGTGGACTGTCCCGGCGCACCGGAGCGGTCACCGTGATCGTCTCGCACCGCTTCTCCACCGTCGCCGGGGCCGACCTGATCCTGGTGCTGGCGGACGGGAAGGTCGTCGAGGCGGGCCGGCACGAGGAGCTGGTGGACCGGCCCGGCGGCCGGTACGCGGACCTCTACGGGCTCCAGGCGGCGGCGTACAGTGCCTCATGA
- a CDS encoding GlxA family transcriptional regulator — MRRIALLVMDGVRMFDISVVTEVFRNDRLAGGADVFDLRTCGIDREPVTLEHGAGMTARQTLSWLREADLVIVPGVTSPTAPFPEPVLRALRSAHGRGTPVAALCLGAFVLAQAGLLDGRRAVTHWHATALLGLRHPLVKVEPSALYIEDDNVWTSAGVAGGIDLCLHLVRLGHGAETAAAIARAMVVAPYRTGDQAQFVDEPIPVRDEVDDLLSAVRTRALTELEQPLTVPRLAGWAGLSERTFARRFLATTGTTPAQWLIGQRVLRAQRLLEQTDLPMDRIAAESGFGSPVTLRQHFVERVGLAPRDYRRSFRRTG, encoded by the coding sequence ATGCGACGCATCGCCCTGCTGGTCATGGACGGTGTCCGGATGTTCGACATATCCGTGGTCACCGAGGTCTTCCGCAACGATCGCCTGGCCGGCGGCGCAGACGTGTTCGACCTGCGCACGTGCGGGATCGACCGCGAACCGGTGACGCTCGAGCACGGCGCCGGCATGACGGCGCGCCAGACCCTGTCCTGGCTGCGGGAGGCCGACCTCGTCATCGTGCCCGGAGTCACCTCGCCCACGGCACCGTTCCCCGAGCCGGTACTCCGGGCCCTGCGCTCCGCCCACGGCCGCGGCACTCCGGTCGCAGCGCTCTGTCTCGGCGCGTTCGTGCTGGCCCAGGCCGGACTGCTCGACGGCCGACGCGCCGTCACCCACTGGCACGCCACCGCGCTGCTGGGCCTGCGCCATCCCCTGGTCAAGGTCGAGCCGAGCGCCCTCTACATCGAAGACGACAACGTGTGGACATCGGCGGGCGTGGCCGGCGGCATCGATCTGTGCCTGCACCTGGTGAGGCTCGGCCACGGCGCGGAGACCGCCGCCGCCATCGCCCGGGCCATGGTCGTCGCGCCCTACCGGACGGGCGATCAGGCGCAGTTCGTGGACGAACCCATCCCCGTGCGCGACGAGGTCGACGACCTGCTCTCGGCCGTCCGCACGCGGGCGCTGACCGAGCTGGAGCAGCCGCTGACCGTGCCCCGGCTCGCCGGGTGGGCCGGGCTGTCCGAGCGGACCTTCGCCCGCCGCTTCCTCGCCACCACCGGCACCACGCCCGCGCAGTGGCTGATCGGCCAGCGCGTGCTGCGCGCGCAGCGGCTGCTCGAGCAGACCGATCTGCCGATGGACCGGATCGCGGCCGAGTCCGGCTTCGGCAGCCCGGTGACGCTGCGCCAGCACTTCGTCGAGCGGGTCGGCCTCGCCCCGCGCGACTACCGCCGTTCCTTTCGCCGGACCGGCTGA
- a CDS encoding MBL fold metallo-hydrolase — MTNQTETAAVVRLLSTGGPTALIEIGGLRLLTDPTFDEPGHYVSSSGASLTKTEPAVLGPEALGRIDAVLLSHDQHPDNLDRSGRALLAEVPLVLTTTSGAERLNASDPAVTARGLAPWEAYELTRPDGGILRITALPAQHGPAGCEPVSGQVIGFLAQAPDLPSVYVSGDNASLELVEEVARRFGPIEHAVIFAGGARVPAVFDGAPLTLDSAQAAEAARILGSRRAVVLHCDSWAHFSEDYPAVEAAFDKAGRRDLLPDTRHGQLFGL; from the coding sequence ATGACGAACCAGACCGAGACCGCCGCCGTCGTCCGCCTGCTGTCCACCGGCGGCCCCACCGCGCTGATCGAGATAGGCGGGCTGCGCCTGCTGACCGATCCGACCTTCGACGAGCCGGGGCACTACGTCTCCAGCTCGGGCGCCTCGCTGACCAAGACAGAGCCCGCGGTGCTCGGGCCCGAAGCCCTCGGCCGCATAGACGCCGTGCTGCTCTCGCACGATCAGCACCCGGACAATCTCGACCGGTCCGGCCGGGCCCTGCTCGCGGAGGTCCCGCTCGTGCTCACCACCACCTCCGGCGCCGAACGGCTGAACGCGTCGGACCCCGCCGTGACGGCCCGAGGGCTCGCGCCCTGGGAGGCGTACGAGCTGACCCGGCCGGACGGCGGCATTCTGCGGATCACGGCCCTGCCGGCCCAGCACGGTCCGGCCGGCTGCGAGCCGGTCAGCGGCCAGGTGATCGGATTCCTGGCGCAGGCCCCGGATCTGCCGAGCGTCTACGTCAGCGGCGACAACGCCTCGCTCGAGCTGGTCGAGGAGGTCGCCCGCCGGTTCGGCCCGATCGAGCACGCGGTGATCTTCGCCGGCGGCGCGCGGGTGCCGGCGGTGTTCGACGGCGCGCCGCTGACCCTGGATTCGGCCCAGGCCGCCGAGGCCGCCCGGATCCTCGGGAGCCGGCGTGCCGTCGTTCTGCACTGCGACAGCTGGGCGCATTTCTCCGAGGACTACCCGGCCGTCGAAGCCGCGTTCGACAAGGCCGGGCGCCGCGATCTGCTGCCGGACACCCGCCACGGGCAGCTGTTCGGGCTCTGA